The following nucleotide sequence is from Pseudarthrobacter psychrotolerans.
GCCACGTCCCGGGCGAACACCGCGAGAACATCGGCGCTGACGGCACCGCCAATCCAGCGCTTGGCGCCGTCCAGGATCCAAGTATCCCCTTCCCTGCGGGCCGTCGTGGAGAGCCCGCCGGCGATATCCGAACCGGATTCCGGCTCGGTGAGGGAAAAGACGCCCTTGAGCGAGAAGTCGATCACCTTGGGCATCCACTCCTGCTGCTGTTCAGCCGAGGCGCCCACCCGGATGGCCGTGCGGAAAAGCCCGGCCTGCGAGGTGTACCAGGTGGCCAGCGAAGCATCCGTGCGGGCCAGCTCGAAGATCCGGAAGCCCTGATAGATGCCCCGCGCCGGAATTCGGTCCCCATCCGGGGCGCCCGTGAGTTCGGCCGGTTCCATCAGGTCCAGAGCGATCAGTGGCTGGGCGAGTTCGGCCGGGAATTCCCCGCGTTCCCAGTGATCGGCCAGAAGTGGGCGGGCTTTCTCGTCTAGGAAGCTGCGAAGCCTGCCCAGAACCGCGCGTTCGTCCCGGGTCAGGAGGGATTCGGCGTCGTAATAGTCACAGACGTCGTAGAGCCTGGTCTGTTCGGCCGTGCCGGCGCTCATGTCAGCCTCCGAGCCCGAGCAGACGGACGGCATTGTGCTTGAGGATCTTGGGACGGACTTCGTCTTTGAGCGGCAGGTCCGCAAACGCGCCGAGCCACTTCTGCGGGGTGATCAGCGGGAAGTCAGTGCCGAACAGCACCTTGTCCTGCAGCACCGAGTTGGCCATGCGGACCAGGGACTCCGGGAAGTACTTGGGAGACCAGCCGGAGAGGTCTATGAAGACGTTCGATTTGTGGGTCGCGATCGAGTTGGCTTCGTCCTGCCAAGGCACGGAGGGGTGGGCCATGATGATCTGCAGTTCAGGAAAGTCTGCAGCGACGGCGTCCAGGAGCAGCGGGTTGGAGTAGGCCAGTTTGATGCCGTAACCGCCGGGCAGTCCGGCTCCCATGCCGTTCTGGCCGGTGTGGAAGATGACCGGGAGGCGGAGTTCCTGCAGGGTTTCCCAGAGGGGATAGAACACTTCGTTGGACGGGTCGAAGCCTTGCAGGCTCGGGTGGAACTTGAATCCCCGCGCACCGAGGTCTTCAGCCTGGCGCATGGCACCCCGGATCGCTTCGGGTCCCGTGCGGGGATCCACGCTGCCAAAGGGAATCAGCACGTCATTGTTCCGGGCCGCACCGGCGATCAGGTCGTCGATGCTGTTGGGCTCATGCTTGAGCTGGGTGCGGGCGTCCACGGTGAACACCACGGCCGCCATATTCAGTTCGCGGTATATTTCTGCGATCCGGTCCAGCGACGGCGAACGGTCCTCGGCCTTGAAGTATTTGGCGGAGGCTTCGGTGAGGGCTGGCGGCAGGGATTCGTGGCCGTGGCCGTCCACTTCGAGGTGGACGTGCATGTCGATCGCATCGAGTTTGGCGGCGTCGATGCCCAGTTCATAGCGCATATCGGATTCCTTAGCGGGCAGTGGACTAGCGGGCGGGGGCCGGCTCGGGCTTGAGCTCGTCGGGCAACGGGAGGAACTCCTCTCCGAAGCTCTGCAGCTTGTCGCCAAAGAGAGCATCAAAGTTTTCGATCAGGTCCGTGTAGCCCCAGCCGCCTTCGCGGTATTCGGTGGCCGCTGCCTCCGGGTGGGTCCAGACCTGCAGCCGGTCTCCGCCGGCGCCGATGGCCTGGCCGGTGATGTTGGCAGCCTCATCCGAAGCGAGGA
It contains:
- a CDS encoding amidohydrolase family protein is translated as MRYELGIDAAKLDAIDMHVHLEVDGHGHESLPPALTEASAKYFKAEDRSPSLDRIAEIYRELNMAAVVFTVDARTQLKHEPNSIDDLIAGAARNNDVLIPFGSVDPRTGPEAIRGAMRQAEDLGARGFKFHPSLQGFDPSNEVFYPLWETLQELRLPVIFHTGQNGMGAGLPGGYGIKLAYSNPLLLDAVAADFPELQIIMAHPSVPWQDEANSIATHKSNVFIDLSGWSPKYFPESLVRMANSVLQDKVLFGTDFPLITPQKWLGAFADLPLKDEVRPKILKHNAVRLLGLGG